The following are encoded in a window of Megalops cyprinoides isolate fMegCyp1 chromosome 16, fMegCyp1.pri, whole genome shotgun sequence genomic DNA:
- the myot gene encoding myotilin: protein MAQVQKKTTTMSLTISSCSRETSSTSVVQQRHSSLVQPLYISPQRTQSPSYSQNYSGNGGVAPTFVRCLHDVSTVKGQLVVLECRIRGTPPLQVLWYREEEQIVDSADFRILRKKASSASVPEELCTLVITEAYPEDSGVFKCIAGNQYGTVSCSALLEVYADLDEVLANEEAPEESAGQEPDDFPSFLRDAAEIPPPEWPDSPEEEAAPLLDASPELEQLSKTVAEPYSPSGESNHSSISHNSPEARSLTPPPPAKEKPPSPKPPSSLSKASIKPSSQRDSGGSMSVADLPTFSPSLYPPTGFNYERPRHFIQSQPHFQAPSYESLQVSNGNAKASPSSSTLSSPISTPASSVSSPREPLPAQPVSPSRGPMRSSVTLIPKVASAQPSQQSAPAAFLCSVLPSQPAPQPKTAPVPPPKPTSPVSSPHSPTPPSSLPKTTDTPPQTAPLSLPASHSQSPSPPNNSPSLPKTTATPQQNVAPSSFVSLPANYKGTSNSLPRPILKKAASRPVSRSTDEEIQGSKDALIQDLEKKLRSKEARRRNNSQKLSYEERMARRLLGPDNAASVFDLENSPDSQPDQPDSPEGRHTGGIWSAQHSGTDGNEGSAIQEKCYAPRFLQVPQDLTVEEGRFCRIDFKVGGLPTPDVSWYLDGKAIRPDDYHKMLVSEKGVHSFIIEIVTVHHAGVYECVAKNRAGESRFSLRLDVIAQEVLRPPTFVQKMLNSRALEGDTVRLECRVAASPPPQLYWKKDKEMLRIDPNRMSLYQDNTGRLCLLIDRVEKSDAGWYTVSAINEAGMSTCNARLDVGTRLNKAAPAGKQVKARPAISHFSALSPDSGSRQPAPLYESEEL, encoded by the exons ATGGCACA GGTCCAGAAGAAGACCACCACCATGTCCCTGAccatctcctcctgctccagggAAACGTCCTCCACCAGTGTAGTCCAGCAGAGACACTCCAGCCTGGTGCAGCCGCTATACATCAGCCCCCAGAGG ACGCAAAGTCCATCTTACAGCCAGAATTATTCTGGGAATGGAGGTGTAGCCCCAACATTTGTAAGG TGTCTGCATGATGTCAGCACAGTGAAGGGGCAGTTGGTCGTTCTGGAGTGCCGCATCCGTGGGACACCACCTCTACAAGTGCTGTGGTACCGGGAGGAGGAACAGATTGTGGATTCTGCAGACTTCCGCATTCTGAGGAAGA aGGCCAGTTCTGCATCAGTACCTG AGGAGCTGTGTACCCTCGTCATCACTGAGGCTTACCCAGAGGATTCTGGGGTTTTTAAGTGCATTGCGGGGAATCAGTATGGCACGGTGTCCTGTAGTGCCCTACTAGAGGTGTACGCAG ACTTGGATGAGGTTTTGGCAAACGAGGAGGCCCCAGAGGAGTCCGCCGGGCAGGAACCCGACGACTTCCCCTCATTCCTACGGGATGCCGCAGAGATCCCTCCCCCAGAGTGGCCGGACAGCCCAGAGGAGGAGGCTGCCCCCCTGTTGGATGC GTCTCCAGAATTAGAGCAGCTGAGTAAAACTGtggctgagccctacagccccTCTGGAGAGAGCAATCACAGCTCAATATCTCACAACTCTCCTGAAGCCCGCAGTCTCACCCCGCCACCACCGGCCAAGGAAAAGCCCCCTTCGCCCAAACCGCCCTCCAGCCTCAGCAAAGCCAGTATTAAGCCCAGCAGTCAGCGTGATTCGGGTGGCAGCATGAGCGTAGCCGACCTGCCGaccttttccccctccctctacccGCCCACGGGCTTCAACTATGAGCGACCCCGCCACTTCATCCAGTCGCAGCCCCACTTCCAGGCCCCGAGCTATGAGAGCCTGCAGGTCTCCAACGGAAACGCGAAGGCCTCCCCCTCTTCATCCACGCTGAGCTCCCCGATCTCCACCCCTGCGTCCTCAGTGAGCTCCCCCCGGGAGCCCCTGCCAGCCCAGCCCGTCTCGCCCTCCCGGGGCCCCATGCGGTCCAGCGTCACGCTGATCCCCAAAGTCGCCAGTGCCCAGCCCTCCCAGCAGTCCGCCCCGGCTGCcttcctctgctctgtcctgccgTCTCAACCTGCGCCCCAGCCCAAAACGGCTCCCGTCCCTCCCCCCAAGCCCACCTCCCCAGTCAGCTCCCCGCATTCGCCCACCCCCCCAAGCTCCCTCCCTAAGACCACCGACACACCTCCGCAGACTGCCCCCCTGTCCTTACCTGCCAGTCACTCTcagtccccctctccccccaataactccccttccctccccaaGACCACTGCCACACCACAGCAGAATGTGGCCCCATCTTCATTCGTTTCTCTACCTGCCAACTACAAAGGGACCTCCAACAG TCTCCCCAGGCCCATACTGAAGAAGGCAGCCTCCAGGCCAGTATCCCGGTCCACTGATGAGGAAATCCAGGGCTCAAAGGATGCCCTCATTCAGGACCTAGAAAAGAAACTGCGCAGCAAGGAGGCACGTCGGAGGAATAACAGCCAG AAGCTGTCCTATGAGGAGCGCATGGCTCGGAGGTTGTTGGGTCCAGACAATGCAGCCTCAGTCTTTGATCTTGAGAATTCTCCAGACTCACAGCCTGACCAG CCAGATTCGCCAGAGGGAAGGCACACTGGAGGAATATG GAGTGCGCAACACTCTGGGACTGATGGCAATGAGGGCTCAGCCATCCAGGAAAAGTGTTACGCACCTCGCTTTTTGCAGGTGCCCCAGGATCTCACTGTAGAGGAGGGCAGGTTCTGCCGGATTGACTTTAAG GTCGGGGGCTTGCCCACCCCCGACGTGTCCTGGTACCTGGATGGAAAGGCCATCCGCCCAGACGACTACCACAAGATGCTGGTGAGCGAGAAGGGCGTGCACTCCTTCATCATCGAGATCGTGACGGTGCACCACGCCGGCGTCTATGAATGCGTGGCCAAGAACCGCGCTGGCGAGAGTAGATTCTCCCTGCGCCTGGACGTCATCG cCCAGGAGGTGCTGCGACCCCCGACCTTTGTGCAGAAGATGCTGAACTCCCGGGCCCTGGAGGGGGACACTGTGAGGTTGGAATGCAGGGTCgctgcctcccctccccctcagctCTACTGGAAGAAGGACAAGGAGATGCTGCGCATTGACCCCAACAGAATGAG CCTGTACCAGGACAACACAGGAAGGCTGTGCCTGCTGATTGACAGGGTTGAAAAGTCAGACGCAGGCTGGTACACGGTGTCTGCCATCAACGAGGCCGGCATGTCCACCTGCAACGCCAGACTGGATGTGGGAA CTCGCTTAAACAAGGCTGCCCCCGCAGGCAAGCAAGTGAAAGCGCGCCCAGCGATCAGCCACTTCTCTGCCTTGAGCCCAGACAGCGGCTCACGGCAGCCAGCTCCTCTGTACGAGAGTGAAGAGCTATAG
- the hdac3 gene encoding histone deacetylase 3, protein MTNRTAYFYDPDVGNFHYGAGHPMKPHRLSLTHSLVLHYGLYKKMMVFKPYKASQHDMCRFHSEDYIDFLQKVSPNNMQGFTKSLNTFNVGDDCPVFPGLFEFCSRYTGASLQGATQLNHKICDIAINWAGGLHHAKKFEASGFCYVNDIVISILELLKYHPRVLYIDIDIHHGDGVQEAFYLTDRVMTVSFHKYGNYFFPGTGDMYEVGAESGRYYCLNVPLRDGIDDQSYRQLFQPVIKQVVDFYQPTCIVLQCGADSLGCDRLGCFNLSIRGHGECVEFVKSFKIPLLVLGGGGYTVRNVARCWTYETSLLVEESISDELPYSEYFEYFAPDFTLHPDVSTRIENQNSRQYLEQIRQTVFENLKMLNHAPSVQIHDVPSDLLSYERTDEADPDERGSEDNYSRPEAANEFYDGDHDNDKESDVEI, encoded by the exons ATGACGAATAGAACAGCGTATTTTTATGATCCGGACGTGGGGAACTTTCATTACG GTGCTGGACACCCAATGAAGCCTCATCGTCTGTCCCTAACGCATAGTCTTGTTCTACACTATGGCCTCTATAAAAAGATGATG GTGTTCAAGCCATACAAAGCCTCTCAGCACGATATGTGCCGGTTTCACTCCGAGGATTACATAGACTTCCTGCAGAAGGTCAGCCCTAACAACATGCAGGGCTTCACAAAGAGTCTAAACACCTTCAATGTGGGAGATGACTG CCCTGTGTTTCCAGGCCTGTTTGAATTCTGCTCCCGGTACACAGGAGCCTCTCTGCAGGGAGCAACACAGTTAAACCACAAG atATGTGACATTGCCATCAACTGGGCTGGAGGTCTCCATCATGCAAAAAAATTTGAG GCCTCTGGATTTTGCTATGTGAACGACATTGTCATCAGCATACTGGAACTGTTGAA GTACCACCCACGCGTCTTGtacattgacattgacattcaCCATGGTGACGGGGTGCAAGAAGCCTTCTATCTCACGGATCGAGTCATGACCGTGTCCTTCCATAAATATGGGAATTACTTTTTTCCAGGAACAG GTGACATGTACGAGGTGGGGGCAGAGAGTGGACGCTATTACTGCCTGAACGTTCCTCTCCGAGACGGGATTGATGACCAGA GCTACAGACAACTGTTCCAGCCAGTCATCAAGCAGGTGGTGGACTTCTACCAGCCGACCTGTATCGTCCTTCAG TGTGGTGCTGACTCACTGGGCTGCGACAGACTGGGCTGCTTTAACCTCAGCATCAGAGGCCATGG GGAATGTGTGGAGTTTGTAAAGAGCTTCAAGatccccctgctggtgctggGAGGAGGCGGGTACACAGTGCGCAACGTGGCCCGATGCTG GACCTATGAGACTTCTCTGCTAGTTGAAGAGTCGATCAGTGACGAGTTACCCTATAGTG AATACTTTGAGTATTTCGCCCCAGACTTCACGCTCCACCCAGACGTCAGCACCAGGATAGAGAATCAGAACTCCAGGCAG TACCTGGAGCAGATCCGTCAGACAGTGTTTGAGAACTTGAAGATGCTGAACCACGCCCCCAGCGTCCAGATCCACGATGTGCCCTCCGATCTGCTGAGTTACGAGCGCACGGACGAAGCCGACCCTGACGAGAGGGGCTCAGAGGACAACTATTCCAG GCCAGAAGCAGCCAATGAATTCTATGATGGTGACCACGACAATGACAAAGAGAGCGACGTGGAGATCTGA